Proteins encoded in a region of the Rutidosis leptorrhynchoides isolate AG116_Rl617_1_P2 chromosome 9, CSIRO_AGI_Rlap_v1, whole genome shotgun sequence genome:
- the LOC139867514 gene encoding uncharacterized protein yields the protein MAATTIISPASLSVQSSRKGNDSQSANSCFFGNTATLTFQRKSNLQRSQQKLAVCAQYNDRSGGGAGDFIAGFLLGGALCGTLTYIFAPQIRRSLLNEDEYGFRRAKRPIYYDEGLEKTRQTLNAKISQLNSAIDNVSSRLRGGNNVPQVPIETDPEEATM from the exons ATGGCTGCAACCACCATCATCTCACCTGCTTCACTTTCTG TTCAAAGTAGTCGTAAGGGAAATGATAGTCAGTCTGCTAATTCTTGCTTTTTCGGTAATACGGCAACTCTGACTTTTCAAAGAAAGTCAAACCTACAAAGATCTCAGCAGAAGTTGGCGGTTTGTGCACAGTACAA TGACCGTAGTGGTGGAGGCGCCGGTGACTTTATTGCTGGTTTTCTTTTGGGGGGTGCGTTATGTGGAACCCTCACATACATATTTGCTCCACAG ATAAGAAGGTCTCTCTTAAACGAAGATGAATATGGATTTAGGAGGGCGAAAAGACCAATTTATTATGATGAAGGTTTAGAG AAAACCAGACAGACTTTGAATGCTAAAATAAGCCAGCTTAATTCTGCGATCGACAATGTGTCCTCACGGTTGAGGGGCGGGAATAATGTGCCGCAAGTGCCAATTGAGACTGACCCAGAAGAAGCCACCATGTGA